TGATATTCTGACAGGCACCAACTAATGCCTCATCAATTGAGTTATCCACCGCCTCATAGACAAGATGATGTAAGCCCTGAATATGTGTATCACCGATATACATACTCGGTCTTTTTCTGACCCCTTCTAATCCTTCCAATACCTGGATTTTCTCGACATCATAAGTTGTTGACATTACTTAGATTACCTCCTCGTTTTTTGGTAAATGGTAACTGGTGACTGGTAATTAATTACCAATTACCAGTTATCTGTTAAGATTGAAAATATACATCCTTTATAACTTGCATTCCCACCGCAGAATTAATCTTTTTGATAATATCTTTTTTAAAGAATGAAAGTTCATTACACCAGGCGGAGCTATCAACCTTAACAAAAATTATCTTATCCTTGATTGTCAATGGTTTTGTATGGACCGCAACATTAGTTCCAACTACCTCTTGCCATAATTGAATTGCCCGTTCTTCAGCTAATTTATGTGCTAAAGAAATTTCTCGCCCCTTATCAATTACCTTTATTCTCCGCATCATTTTATCTAACACATTGCCAAATTCTTCAATTCGACGACCTCTCATTTATCTCACCCTGCCTGATTTTAAATATGCAGGCATCCTTTACAAAATCTGGATTTAAGTCATGTAAATCCGTCGTGGTAATAAATACCTGTGTTAGGTCTGGTATAAAATTTA
This portion of the bacterium genome encodes:
- a CDS encoding DUF721 domain-containing protein, with translation MRGRRIEEFGNVLDKMMRRIKVIDKGREISLAHKLAEERAIQLWQEVVGTNVAVHTKPLTIKDKIIFVKVDSSAWCNELSFFKKDIIKKINSAVGMQVIKDVYFQS